Below is a genomic region from Leifsonia sp. Root112D2.
CGCGAAGTAGTCATCCATCGCCGGCACGTAGCCCCACTGCGGGCTCCATGAGCCCGCCGCGTCGTGGTTGTACCAGGTGTCGTTCATCTTCCAGCCGCGAGCGATGAGTGTCTGGCTCACGAAATTGGCGCAGTCGCCCCCGACTGAGTTCAGGTCTCCGTAGGCGGCCGTGTTGTAGTTCTTCCAGTACGTCAGGGCGTACGCGAGCTGCTTCGCTACCGGCGTCGTTGCCGTGTAGGTGTAGGGCTTCGCGGCCGTAGCGATTGACTTGCCAGCCTTGTCGAGAAGCGTGACCTTCACCGAGGCGGGCTGGTAGTTGGCGGCCGCTGGCGCCTTCACGACAACCTTCTGATCGTTCGAGGACTTCGCAACAGGGGCCACCGCGGCGCCGAAACTGACCGACGCCACCTCCTCGAGTCCTTTGCCCTTGATCGTGACGGATGCGCCGCCGGTCACGCTGCCGATCGCGGAGGTGAGTGTCGCACTGGAGCCCGTGACTGCCGCATCTGTCGAGGGACTGGCCGTGCAGCCGGTCAGCACGAGCGCGGCGGTGAATGTCGAGGCGAGAGCGAGCACAAACGGCCGGCGGAGCGCAGAGCGGGAACGGAACGGCATGAATCACTTTCACTTCGGCACGGACTTCTCAACCAGCGACGATACGCCGCGTTTCAAGGACGACGCTGAGAACGCACCGTCGACGAACATCTCCAGGGGTGCGCGCTCTCGCGCAGGCCACAGGCGCCCCTGTTCGCCTGTGGCGAACCCGGGAAAATGTTCGGCGCCACGGCGTTGTCTATGACACTCAAGGGGTGTAAATTTGCACTCTGCGCAAGATTTTGCGTTGAGCCCACACCGCCGTGACGCCGGTGATCGCGGCGCCATTCCAACACTTTTGAGGTCGCATGTCTAGCGAAAACTCCGCACAAACAGCACCGGGTTCCGGCGCGATTGCCAATGTCGTCATGAACCACCGGCAGATCCTGTTCGTGATCTTCGGCCTGATGGCCGGCATGTTCCTTTCGGCGCTCGATCAGACCGTCGTGGGAACGGCCATCCGCACCATCGGTGACGATCTGCACGGCCTGAGTCTGCAGGCGTGGGTGACCACCGCATATCTGATCGTCTCGACGATCTCGACACCGATCTACGGCAAGCTCTCCGACATCTTCGGACGGCGCCCCCTCTTCATCTTCGCGATAGTCATCTTCATCGTCGGATCCGTGCTGTCGAGCTTCTCGACATCCATGATTGAGCTCGCGGGCTTCCGCGCCCTCCAGGGTCTGGGCGCCGGCGGCCTGATGTCGATGCCGCTCGCGATCATGGGCGACATGCTCGCCCCGCGTGAGCGGGCGAAGTATCAGGGATACTTTCTGGCGGTGTTCGGCGTTTCGAGCGTGATCGGCCCGCTGATCGGTGGCCTGTTCTCGGGTACCGATCAGATTCTGTGGATCGCCGGCTGGCGCTGGGTGTTCCTCATCAATGTGCCCATCGGCATCGCCGCTCTCGCGATGGTCATGCGCTTCCTGCACCTTCCCAAGGTCGATCGGCACTCGGTGCGCATCGACTGGTGGGGGGCCGCCGCGGTCATCGTGGCCCTCGTGCCGCTTCTGCTTGTGGCCGAAGAGGGACAGACCTGGGGCTGGACGAGCCCGCTGGCCATCGGAAGT
It encodes:
- a CDS encoding amidase domain-containing protein — encoded protein: MPFRSRSALRRPFVLALASTFTAALVLTGCTASPSTDAAVTGSSATLTSAIGSVTGGASVTIKGKGLEEVASVSFGAAVAPVAKSSNDQKVVVKAPAAANYQPASVKVTLLDKAGKSIATAAKPYTYTATTPVAKQLAYALTYWKNYNTAAYGDLNSVGGDCANFVSQTLIARGWKMNDTWYNHDAAGSWSPQWGYVPAMDDYFAANAKTLGLVRLSSDQRDKVALGDIGIFDWDGDGDRDHVQVVTAIKHVDGKIKVEFASHNDDYDYRDLDNTLTVQHPGGAMHFWHLTK